From Melitaea cinxia chromosome 30, ilMelCinx1.1, whole genome shotgun sequence, one genomic window encodes:
- the LOC123668315 gene encoding uncharacterized protein LOC123668315: MGYYCTVPQCTSLAGKTKNVKFHRFPRDVLMADKWNLILKRGKPYTKYSKVCSLHFTQADYNVTTMGKNKGQWKTLSKDAVPSQNLPKLNPDGTVMVIRKSRTVKYKESKKDDIIGDKVDKWSSISQTTLPLTTDVLTTEQQDNNLAYRLQALNSIANNITPQNIQQDQMTQIKPKKQDAIMQTDPILSEEDDNPQTYSDTEKSINPEIDYNQFKDSYNSDLNKYDVPKDFSKLSDDYIPQTNEEYNKEAEKYALERKSHPNYDKMEYQKPILENGFQKIQEVYGYEKDYQARQDLVYQNTYQDSVEILRNQQHNLQILQEQHRINENQNFFNENHIKQEIDFNNEEEKFLYDRNKEQIDQNAMYDSQRRAIEQQRILEQIQQQVKQEPDTSSGCENVMQPQSSPYYQANNVTATSAEGSARPGPELLIAKQNALAAHTQLWQNTMKRPFFYSESPHYNSSQLLHRYEDLSRILQ; encoded by the exons ATGGGTTATTATTGTACTGTGCCACAATGTACATCGCTTGCCGGCAAGACGAAGAACGTGAAGTTCCATCGTTTTCCCCGTGATGTGCTAATGGCAGACAAGTGGAATTTGATATTGAAACGCGGCAAACCTTACACGAAGTACTCGAAAGTTTGCAGTCTCCACTTCACTCAGGCCGACTACAACGTCACAACAATGGGTAAGAATAAAG GACAATGGAAGACGTTATCAAAAGACGCAGTACCGTCACAGAATCTGCCGAAATTGAACCCCGATGGCACAGTAATGGTGATTAGGAAGAGTCGCACGGTCAAATACAAGGAGAGCAAGAAAGATGATATCATCGG TGACAAAGTTGACAAATGGTCAAGTATCAGTCAAACAACATTACCGCTGACAACGGACGTCTTAACAACAGAACAACAAGACAACAAT TTAGCGTACCGTCTACAAGCGTTGAACTCGATCGCAAACAACATAACCCCACAGAACATACAACAGGATCAAATGACCCAAATCAAACCAAAAAAACAAGACGCAATAATGCAAACAGACCCAATACTGTCAGAGGAAGATGATAATCCGCAAACTTACAGCGATACAGAGAAATCGATAAATCCAGAAATTGACTACAATCAGTTTAAAGATTCGTATAATtccgatttaaataaatatgacgtGCCAAAGGACTTCTCAAAGTTATCCGACGATTATATCCCACAAACAAACGAGGAATACAACAAGGAGGCGGAGAAATACGCCCTGGAAAGGAAATCCCATCCCAATTACGACAAAATGGAATACCAGAAGCCGATTCTGGAAAACGGTTTTCAAAAAATACAGGAAGTATATGGATATGAAAAGGATTACCAGGCTAGACAGGATTTAGTCTACCAGAATACGTATCAAGATAGTGTTGAGATACTAAGGAACCAACAGCATAATTTGCAGATATTACAAGAACAGCACAGGATTAATGAGAATCAGAATTTCTTTAACGAAAATCACATAAAGCAGGAAATTGATTTCAATAATGAAGAAGAGAAATTTTTGTATGATCGGAATAAAGAACAGATTg ATCAAAACGCAATGTACGATAGTCAGAGGAGGGCAATAGAACAGCAGAGGATCTTAGAACAAATACAGCAACAAGTTAAACAGGAACCGGACACTTCGAGtg GTTGTGAGAATGTCATGCAACCCCAGAGCAGTCCATATTACCAGGCTAATAATGTTAcag CAACCAGTGCAGAGGGCAGTGCGAGGCCGGGTCCCGAGCTACTGATCGCCAAGCAAAATGCTTTAGCCGCACACACGCAGCTCT gGCAAAATACAATGAAGCGGCCATTTTTCTACAGTGAGAGCCCGCATTATAATTCTTCCCAGCTTCTGCACAGATATgag gaTTTAAGCAGAATCCTACAGTGA